In Vigna radiata var. radiata cultivar VC1973A chromosome 3, Vradiata_ver6, whole genome shotgun sequence, the following proteins share a genomic window:
- the LOC106757320 gene encoding uncharacterized protein LOC106757320 isoform X1 translates to MDPTPSFHRRSSSSSSHRLLGRYPATAAASPSPADELSEAELFWAADSSESEPQHHVPSPKPRLRNFDRPVDSGILVVLTEPDSRGGVFRGKSPVQTSSRMTIPSLPRPPASDYLAQSAPSRKFQQSAPVKVPILIAAGASKRRNAEEFARVIDDDDDDEEMLPPHEIVARGSGVSPKTTFSVLEGVGRTLKGRDLRQKSRIYYTAPVIIKWLNGGLKWITSCLQKDT, encoded by the exons atGGACCCCACACCCTCCTTCCACCGCCGATCCTCTTCCTCATCCTCCCACCGCCTCCTCGGTCGCTACCCCGCCACTGCTGCCGCATCCCCCTCCCCTGCCGATGAGCTCAGTGAAGCCGAGCTTTTCTGGGCCGCCGATTCCTCTGAATCGGAACCCCAACACCACGTCCCCTCGCCCAAGCCTCGCCTCCGTAACTTCGATCGCCCCGTCGATTCTGGAATCCTTGTTGTGCTCACGGAGCCGGATTCCCGTGGCGGCGTGTTCCGTGGCAAGTCCCCTGTTCAAACCTCCTCGCGCATGACGATTCCGTCGCTGCCGAGGCCGCCGGCCTCCGATTATCTCGCGCAGTCTGCGCCTTCCAGAAAATTCCAGCAATCGGCGCCCGTCAAGGTTCCTATTCTGATTGCGGCCGGTGCCTCCAAGCGCCGCAACGCCGAAGAATTCGCGCGCGTGATTGATGATGACGACGATGACGAGGAGATGCTGCCGCCTCACGAAATTGTGGCTAGAGGCTCCGGTGTTTCGCCCAAAACTACTTTTTCGGTGTTGGAAGGAGTTGGGAGAACCCTCAAAGGGAGGGATCTCCGTCAG AAAAGTAGAATTTATTACACTGCTCCCGTGATAATCAAATGGTTGAATGGTGGATTAAAATGGATCACAAGTTGCTTGCAAAAGGATACTTAA
- the LOC106757320 gene encoding uncharacterized protein LOC106757320 isoform X5, whose product MDPTPSFHRRSSSSSSHRLLGRYPATAAASPSPADELSEAELFWAADSSESEPQHHVPSPKPRLRNFDRPVDSGILVVLTEPDSRGGVFRGKSPVQTSSRMTIPSLPRPPASDYLAQSAPSRKFQQSAPVKVPILIAAGASKRRNAEEFARVIDDDDDDEEMLPPHEIVARGSGVSPKTTFSVLEGVGRTLKGRDLRQETLE is encoded by the exons atGGACCCCACACCCTCCTTCCACCGCCGATCCTCTTCCTCATCCTCCCACCGCCTCCTCGGTCGCTACCCCGCCACTGCTGCCGCATCCCCCTCCCCTGCCGATGAGCTCAGTGAAGCCGAGCTTTTCTGGGCCGCCGATTCCTCTGAATCGGAACCCCAACACCACGTCCCCTCGCCCAAGCCTCGCCTCCGTAACTTCGATCGCCCCGTCGATTCTGGAATCCTTGTTGTGCTCACGGAGCCGGATTCCCGTGGCGGCGTGTTCCGTGGCAAGTCCCCTGTTCAAACCTCCTCGCGCATGACGATTCCGTCGCTGCCGAGGCCGCCGGCCTCCGATTATCTCGCGCAGTCTGCGCCTTCCAGAAAATTCCAGCAATCGGCGCCCGTCAAGGTTCCTATTCTGATTGCGGCCGGTGCCTCCAAGCGCCGCAACGCCGAAGAATTCGCGCGCGTGATTGATGATGACGACGATGACGAGGAGATGCTGCCGCCTCACGAAATTGTGGCTAGAGGCTCCGGTGTTTCGCCCAAAACTACTTTTTCGGTGTTGGAAGGAGTTGGGAGAACCCTCAAAGGGAGGGATCTCCGTCAG GAGACACTTGAGTAG
- the LOC106757320 gene encoding uncharacterized protein LOC106757320 isoform X2: MDPTPSFHRRSSSSSSHRLLGRYPATAAASPSPADELSEAELFWAADSSESEPQHHVPSPKPRLRNFDRPVDSGILVVLTEPDSRGGVFRGKSPVQTSSRMTIPSLPRPPASDYLAQSAPSRKFQQSAPVKVPILIAAGASKRRNAEEFARVIDDDDDDEEMLPPHEIVARGSGVSPKTTFSVLEGVGRTLKGRDLRQPNFGSYHRDVCDVGKLVG, translated from the exons atGGACCCCACACCCTCCTTCCACCGCCGATCCTCTTCCTCATCCTCCCACCGCCTCCTCGGTCGCTACCCCGCCACTGCTGCCGCATCCCCCTCCCCTGCCGATGAGCTCAGTGAAGCCGAGCTTTTCTGGGCCGCCGATTCCTCTGAATCGGAACCCCAACACCACGTCCCCTCGCCCAAGCCTCGCCTCCGTAACTTCGATCGCCCCGTCGATTCTGGAATCCTTGTTGTGCTCACGGAGCCGGATTCCCGTGGCGGCGTGTTCCGTGGCAAGTCCCCTGTTCAAACCTCCTCGCGCATGACGATTCCGTCGCTGCCGAGGCCGCCGGCCTCCGATTATCTCGCGCAGTCTGCGCCTTCCAGAAAATTCCAGCAATCGGCGCCCGTCAAGGTTCCTATTCTGATTGCGGCCGGTGCCTCCAAGCGCCGCAACGCCGAAGAATTCGCGCGCGTGATTGATGATGACGACGATGACGAGGAGATGCTGCCGCCTCACGAAATTGTGGCTAGAGGCTCCGGTGTTTCGCCCAAAACTACTTTTTCGGTGTTGGAAGGAGTTGGGAGAACCCTCAAAGGGAGGGATCTCCGTCAG CCGAATTTCGGATCGTACCATAGAGATGTCTGTGATGTAGGGAAATTGGTTGGGTAA
- the LOC106757320 gene encoding uncharacterized protein LOC106757320 isoform X4 — protein sequence MDPTPSFHRRSSSSSSHRLLGRYPATAAASPSPADELSEAELFWAADSSESEPQHHVPSPKPRLRNFDRPVDSGILVVLTEPDSRGGVFRGKSPVQTSSRMTIPSLPRPPASDYLAQSAPSRKFQQSAPVKVPILIAAGASKRRNAEEFARVIDDDDDDEEMLPPHEIVARGSGVSPKTTFSVLEGVGRTLKGRDLRQRSLWSRY from the exons atGGACCCCACACCCTCCTTCCACCGCCGATCCTCTTCCTCATCCTCCCACCGCCTCCTCGGTCGCTACCCCGCCACTGCTGCCGCATCCCCCTCCCCTGCCGATGAGCTCAGTGAAGCCGAGCTTTTCTGGGCCGCCGATTCCTCTGAATCGGAACCCCAACACCACGTCCCCTCGCCCAAGCCTCGCCTCCGTAACTTCGATCGCCCCGTCGATTCTGGAATCCTTGTTGTGCTCACGGAGCCGGATTCCCGTGGCGGCGTGTTCCGTGGCAAGTCCCCTGTTCAAACCTCCTCGCGCATGACGATTCCGTCGCTGCCGAGGCCGCCGGCCTCCGATTATCTCGCGCAGTCTGCGCCTTCCAGAAAATTCCAGCAATCGGCGCCCGTCAAGGTTCCTATTCTGATTGCGGCCGGTGCCTCCAAGCGCCGCAACGCCGAAGAATTCGCGCGCGTGATTGATGATGACGACGATGACGAGGAGATGCTGCCGCCTCACGAAATTGTGGCTAGAGGCTCCGGTGTTTCGCCCAAAACTACTTTTTCGGTGTTGGAAGGAGTTGGGAGAACCCTCAAAGGGAGGGATCTCCGTCAG aggtcCCTCTGGAGCAGATATTAG
- the LOC106757320 gene encoding uncharacterized protein LOC106757320 isoform X3: MDPTPSFHRRSSSSSSHRLLGRYPATAAASPSPADELSEAELFWAADSSESEPQHHVPSPKPRLRNFDRPVDSGILVVLTEPDSRGGVFRGKSPVQTSSRMTIPSLPRPPASDYLAQSAPSRKFQQSAPVKVPILIAAGASKRRNAEEFARVIDDDDDDEEMLPPHEIVARGSGVSPKTTFSVLEGVGRTLKGRDLRQRMKLIVWPT; encoded by the exons atGGACCCCACACCCTCCTTCCACCGCCGATCCTCTTCCTCATCCTCCCACCGCCTCCTCGGTCGCTACCCCGCCACTGCTGCCGCATCCCCCTCCCCTGCCGATGAGCTCAGTGAAGCCGAGCTTTTCTGGGCCGCCGATTCCTCTGAATCGGAACCCCAACACCACGTCCCCTCGCCCAAGCCTCGCCTCCGTAACTTCGATCGCCCCGTCGATTCTGGAATCCTTGTTGTGCTCACGGAGCCGGATTCCCGTGGCGGCGTGTTCCGTGGCAAGTCCCCTGTTCAAACCTCCTCGCGCATGACGATTCCGTCGCTGCCGAGGCCGCCGGCCTCCGATTATCTCGCGCAGTCTGCGCCTTCCAGAAAATTCCAGCAATCGGCGCCCGTCAAGGTTCCTATTCTGATTGCGGCCGGTGCCTCCAAGCGCCGCAACGCCGAAGAATTCGCGCGCGTGATTGATGATGACGACGATGACGAGGAGATGCTGCCGCCTCACGAAATTGTGGCTAGAGGCTCCGGTGTTTCGCCCAAAACTACTTTTTCGGTGTTGGAAGGAGTTGGGAGAACCCTCAAAGGGAGGGATCTCCGTCAG AGGATGAAATTGATTGTTTGGCCCACATGA